GGGGGAACAGGCGGTGGTGTTGGTGCCCCGGCGGGGCTATCGGGCCTTCATGAGCTGCCGCAGTTGCGGTGAGGCGGTGATGTGCCCCCACTGCGATGTAGCCCTGACCGTGCACCGCCGGGGCACGGGCCAGGAATGGTTGCGATGTCATTGGTGCGACCACCGCGCCGAGGTCAGCTCCCGCTGCCTCCACTGCGGATCTACGGCCTTCAAGCCCTTTGGCGCCGGCACCCAGCGGGTAATGGAGCAACTCACCAGCGAGCTGGCGGATCTCCGGGTGCTGCGCTTCGATCGAGATACCACCCGTGGCCGTGATGGCCACAGGCGCCTTCTGGACCGCTTTGCCGACGGAGAAGCGGATGTGCTGGTGGGCACCCAGATGTTGGCGAAGGGCATGGACCTGCCCCGGGTGACCCTGGCGGCGGTCCTGGCGGCAGATGGCCTGCTGCACCGGCCCGATCTGCGCTCCTCGGAGCAGTGCCTGCAATTACTGCTGCAACTGGCCGGCAGGGCCGGCAGGGGCGAGCAACCCGGGGAGGTGCTGGTACAGACCTACAGCCCCGACCATCCAGTGATCAACCACCTGGTGGATGGCCGCTACGAAGCCTTCCTCGCCGAGGAAATTAACCTGCGACGCCAGGCGGGCCTGATGCCCTTTAGCCGGGCCTGCCTATTGCGGATCCATGGGCCGACCGCCAGCGGCACGGCCACCGCCGCCACCAGCTTGGCTGAACAAATTCGAGCATCGGTGGAAAGGGCCGGCTGGTTGCTAATCGGGCCAGCACCGGCCCCGGTGGCGAAGGTGGCAGGCAAGAGCCGCTGGCAGCTGCTGCTCCATGGACCTGCCGATTCGATCTTGCCCCTACCCTCGGAAGCGGAGCTGCGCCAGGGATTGCCCGCGGGCATTGGCCTGGCCATCGACCCCGATCCAATCACGCTCTAGATCAAAGGGCTTTGGCAGAAACGAAATGGCTAGGCGGGCAGCTCGGGCAAGCCAAAACCCATCAGTACCTTCAGCCTCTGCAGGGTGAGCACCAGCAGCAGGCCGAGGCCAATTGCAAGCCCACCCAAGCCCACGGGGCTCCAGCGCCAGGATTGGAGCTCCAATCGATTCAGGGCCCCAAAACTCAACTGCCAGGCCAGGCCAGGCCGCCTACCCGCCAGGCGCTGGGCAGCCTGGGGCTCTGCCCGCCTGATGGAGCGGGGACGGGCCGGATCAAGGTCGATGCTCAGTTGGACCCCGGCAATCTCCTGCACCTGGCGCAGGTCAATTTCCAGCAGCAGTGTTTGGCGAACCCCCACCAGCCAATTGCGCTCCTTCAGTGAAAGATCAGGTTTTGGCAGCTGGATTCCCGCCAGTTGGGCTGCGCTAGCCAAATTGGCTCTCAACAACTGCAGGGCCTCAGCCGCTGGCTGTACTGGGCCCAACAGAAATTGGTTCTGGTCATCGGCGCCACCGGAAGATCGCTCCGGGGCGCTGTAGTGCAGGCCAGCGCGGCGCAGGGCCTGGCTGAACTGGCGCTGCCAGGGGGGTATGGGGCTGCGGCTGGTCTGGAGCTGGTATCCAATCTGGAGCCGGCCTGGCCCCTGGAAATGGACCTGGGTATGCACCTCCATGCACCCCCCCAGCAGGAGTGTCAAAAGCAGTAAAACAGCGGTCACCAGCACAAATCCCAGGGGTGCCTTGGTCGGGCCCACCGGCGGAGGCGGTGGGTCGTCACTTTTTTTGCGCCGACGGCTGCTGGCCCATTGCTGCATCCGCCCGGCAATCGGCTCGGCCTCACCAAGGGAAGGCAGGGAGATGGACCACTCCCTGGGACGCTCTAGGGCTGGGGCCTCCAGTACGCAAAGCAAGTCACTGGCCTGGGCCCGCAGGTTGGCATCGGAGCAGCGCTTTACCTGGCGGCAGCAGGCCATGGCCCGCACGCTGTTGCCCTGGCCCATCCAGGCCGTGGCCATCAACAACTGCAACTCGGCCCCCAGGGGCGTTGCCGCCGGAAAAGTTGCTACGAGGGGCTCGAGGCTGCGCAGCACCAGGCCGTAATCACCGCGCTCCAGGGCCGATCGGGCCGGCAGAAAAGGATCTTCCTGGGCGAGCTCCTCCATCACGCTGCCGGAGCCAACTCAGTGGAGCAGGGCACGCTGACTGCCAACGACCATCGTGCCAATTCCCGTTTTTGTGAATATCTCCAGCAAAAGGGCGTGGGGTACGCGGCCATCAATGATGTGGGCCGCCGAGACCCCTTGGGCCAGGGCGCGGATGCAGCATTCGGTTTTGGGGGTCATCCCCCCATTCACCACCCCAGCGGCAATCAATTCCCGGGCTTCGGCCAAGGTGAGCTGCCGCAGCAGGGATTCCGGCGATTCACGATCCCGCAGGATTCCGGGCGTGTCGGTAAGCAGGATCAACTTCTCCGCCTGCAGGGCTGCCGCCAACTCGCCAGCGACAGTATCGGCATTGATGTTGTGGGCCTGGCCGGCGAGATCGGCAGCCACGCTTGAGATCACTGGGATGTAGCCCGCCGCCAACAGGGGCTGGAGCACGGCGGGATTGACGGAAGCCACCTCCCCCACCAAACCATTGGAACCATCTCCATAGGGCCGGGCCGTGACCAGGCCGCCGTCGCTACCGCAAAACCCTACGGCCCTGCCGCCCACGGTATTGAGACCGTTGACGATGTGTTTATTGACCCTGCCCACCAGCACCATCTCGACCACATCCATGGTTTCTGGCGTGGTTACCCGCAGGCCATTGCGAAACTCCGGGGTGATGTTTAAGCGCCCGAGCCAATCATTGATCTCTGGCCCGCCGCCGTGCACAACCACCGGTTGCACCCCGACTGAGGCCAGCAACACCAGATCCCGATAGACCGCGTCCCGCAGGTTGGCGGTGGCCATCGCCGCCCCCCCGTACTTCACCACCACCCTCCGTCCAGCGAAGTGCTGGATGTAGGGCAGGGCCTCGCTGAGCACGGCGACGCGCAGGGTGTCGTCGCTGGTGACCAACGAATCGCTTGAAGCCAAAGAATCGCTAGGGGTCAAGGAACTGGAACTCCAGCCTGAGGGAGAAGGCTCAGGATGAACTCAGCTTGGCCTCTTGGTTGAACTTCAGCCACAAGATCTGCCCCGAAGAAGCGACCGAGCCGATCCTGCTGGGCATGCCATTTCTCCAGGGGCACCGCCCCGCATTGGAAGTGCATACGCAGGCCGTAGTGGCCCTGGCAATCCAACTCCTCAATGCTGAGTAGTTGGGGGGGGACGTCCTCATCCCAGAGCTTGAGCACCTCCAAGGAACTTTCCAGGTGGGCCTTCTGGCCATAGCGCCAACGCACCACATCCACCAGCAGCTTGCGCAGGGGCTCACTCTCGGGGAGTTCGCGCAGGGCCTTGAACTGGGCTGGGGGGCTTAGGCGCTTGGCGGGGGGCAGTTCGGAGGATTTGAGGGCAAGCCCACCAATGAAGATCGGCACCCCATAAAAAATGGTGGGCAAGCTGAGATTCGGACTGTCAGTGAGGTAAGCGATTGAACCGATCACCGTCAGCAGGGCGCCCGCGAGGGTGATCAGGCTGCCGGGCGAAAAAAGTGCTTGCATATGGCAATTGTCGGTTATTCCAATGGCGAGCGAGCTGGAGAGCCCAGGGGCGGAGTCAACCGTTGTGGGCACCCAGGAGTTGCTGGAGCAGCTCAGGGCAGATCGGCTTTGGCTGCTACGCCAAATCGATGCCGGCAACTATGGCGAATGGCGCCTCGACCTAGCGGCCCTCGAGAGGGAATTGGGCCAGCTGCTCGACCAAGTGCACCAAACCATGGAAGCCAAGTAGGGGGCTTCTAGGCAGCAAGGGGCCGAGTCAAAACGGAATGTCGTCATCGCCCAGATCCGGCACCAGCGGTGAGCTATTCCAGGCCGGGGCCTCTGGGGCTGAAGCAGCTGGGGACGCCGCTTGGGAAGAAGAAGAGGCAGAAGCCACCGGCGTGATGGCGGGCATGGGCGCCGGGGCATTGCCGACAACCCTGCGCTGGGGGGGTGGGGTCGAGCTGGCAACTGGGGCATTGCCGCCGGAACCCACAGGGCTGGCGGCGCCAATCGAATGGATGCGGGCCAGGGTGAATTCGGCCTTCTTTTCCTTTACCCCGTCCTGGCGGGTCACGGTGTTCATGCGCAGCCTCCCCTCCAGCACGAGCCTCTGACCGACCTGCACCCGGTTTTGCAGGTCCTGCGCCAGATTGCCCCAACCCACCACCTTCAACTGGCCCGGGGGATCGTCGGGGCGCAAGCCATCCAACTGGACAGCCATCTCGGCCACGGGGGTCTGGTTGTCTTGGGTGTAGCGCACCTGGGGTGCTTCCAGGACATCAACCTCGAGCAAACAGTGATTCACACCCCAGGAGCCATTGGAGTTGCCCATCCTGATGCACCGAGCTGAAATGCACCAGGGGAAACCAAGGATTTGGCTGCTGGCGGGCACCGGTGAGGGGCCCCCGTTGGCCAAGCAGCTGCTGGCTGAGGGCTGGCAGGTGCAGCTCAGCCTGGTCAGCGGATCGGCGGCATTGCCCTACGTAGCCCATCCCAACCTGGACATCAGGATTGGGGCCCTCGGCGGCGATGGGGCGATTGGCCAGATGCTCGAGCAGGCCCAAGCAAGGGGCAATTCCTTTGCCGCAGTGGTCGACGCCAGCCACCCCTTTGCCCGCCAGATCAGCGCAGATTTGGCCAAGGCCTGCATGGCCCGCCAGCAGCCCCTGCTGCGGCTATTGAGGCCAAGCCTGGAAGGGCCAGGGCAGATCCAGCTGCAAGCCAATCTGGAGGCCCTGGCCGATTACCCCTGGCATGGGGAACGGTTGCTATGGGCGATTGGGGCGCGCCAGCTCGCCAAGGCGATTGGCCTTAGCAAGGGTGCAGTGCACCATGCCCGGATCTTGCCCACGCCAACGGCCCTGCAGCAGGCCATGGCCTCGGGGCTAGGGGAGGGCCAGTTGGCCTGCCTGCGGCCAGCCGAACCCACGGCCCGCTGGGAAGACTCGATCGAGGCGGCCCTGCTGCGCCAGTGGGGGATCACGGTGGTCGTGGCCCGCCAGTCGGGGGGGATAACGGAGGCCAGTTGGCGGGCGGCCTGCGCAGGCCTCGGGGTGAAGCTGCTGCTGCTGCAGCGGCCCCCAGAACCGCCTGGGGTGGAATGCCTTTTGGAAGCTGAGCTGCTTGCGAGGCTGGCCGGCATTAAGGGACTGTTCAGCCCAGATGCTGGGCCAGCAAATCCGGCAGGGAGCACTGGGGCCTAGGACCCAGTTGGGTCACCACCGCACCGGCGCAGAGGGAGCCCAGCTGACCGCATCGCTCCAGGTCCTCACCCCTGGTGAGCCCAAACAGAAAGCCGGCGGCATAGAGGTCACCGGCCCCTGTGGTGTCAACCAGGGGACCCAGGCTGTAGGGGGGGATGGTGAAGGTCTGGTCGCCACTGAGCACGGTCGATCCCTGCTCGCTGCGGGTCAAAGCTGCAATGGCACAGCGGCCCCGCACCTGCTCGAGCGCCTCCTCAAAGGAATTGGATTTATATAGGGCTGTGATCTCCATTTCATTGGCGAACAGCACATCCACATGGCCATCTACCAGTGCCTGGAAACTCTCGCGATGGCGCTCTACGCAAAAGGCATCCGAAAGGCTCAAGGCCACCTTGCCGCCATGGGAGCGGGCCACATCGGCAGCGGCAATGAAGGCCTGCTTGGCCTCATCGCTGTCCCATAGGTAACCCTCCAGGTAGAGCACCTGGGCCTGGGCCACCATCTCCAGGTCGAGATCGGCCGGATCCAGGCCCACCGAGGCGCCCAGATAGGTACACATCGTGCGTTGGGCGTCTGGGGTCACCAGGATCAGGCAGCGGGCGGTGGAGGCCCCACTGCTGGCGGCAGGGGTCTCGTAGCGGGCGCCAACGGCCCGAATGTCATGGGCAAAGATCGCCCCGAGTTGGTCGTCGCGCACCCTGCCAATAAAGCCAGCCCGACCGCCCAGCTGGGCAATGCCCGCCAGGGTGTTGGCGGCCGATCCGCCGGAGGTTTCCAGGCCCGGGCCCGCACTGGCATAGAGGCGCTCGGCCTGGCCCTCATCCACCAGGGCCATGGTGCCCTTGGTGAGGTTGTGGTTGTCGAGGAAGGCGTCGTCGGCCTGCACCAACACATCCACAATGGCGTTGCCGATGCCTACGACATCGAAGCTTTTGGTGGTCATGGGGTTTTAAAGGCTCAACAGGGCCCGCTTGGGGCCATGGATCGGATCCTCCACCACGATGGTCTGGTCGCGGTTGGCGCCCAGCGAGACAATCGCAATCGGCACCTCCATCAGATCTGCAAGGAAGCGCAGATAAGACATCGCCGTGGGGGGTAGCTCCTCGAGCTTGCGGCAATCGGCAGTGGAGCACTGCCAGCCGGGCAGGGTTTCAAAAATGGGCTTGCAGCGGGAGAAATCCTCAGAGCTGCTGGGGAAGTAATCAATCCGCTGGCCATCTAGTTCATAGGCCACGCACACCTGGATCTGATCGAGCTCGTCGAGCACATCCAGCTTGGTAATGGCCAGGCAATCAAGGCCATTGACCTCCACCGCGTAACGACCGATCACACCGTCAAACCAGCCGCAGCGCCGCCGGCGGCCGGTGGTGGTGCCGTATTCCCCGCCGCGATCGCAGAGGTGATCATTAAGGCTGCCCTCCAGCTCGGTGGGGAAAGGACCTTCGCCGACCCTGGTGGTGTAGGCCTTGGCGACCCCTATTACCCGGTCAATCAGGGTGGGGCCCACCCCGGCGCCGATACAGGCTCCACCACTCACCGGATTGGAGGAGGTGACATATGGATAGGTGCCGTGGTCGAGATCCAGCAGGGTGCCCTGGGCCCCCTCAAACAGGATGTTCTTGCGATCCCGGGCCGCCTGGTGAATCGCCCGGGTGCAGTCGACCACGTGGGGCGCCAGGCGCTGGCCGTAGCTGACGTACTCGGCCACCACGGCCTCAAAATCCAGGGGCTCCAGCCCGTAGAGCTTCTGGAGAATTTCATTCTTGTCAGCTAGGGGGCCAGCCAGCCGTTCCCGCAACTTGGCCTCATCAAGGATGTCGAGGATGCGAATGCCGTTGCGCTCGGCCTTGTCCGCATAGGTGGGGCCAATGCCCCGGCCCGTGGTGCCAATGCGTCGATCACCCCGGCGTAGCTCCATCGCCTGGTCGAGCAGGCGGTGGTACGGCATGGTCACGTGGGCCGTGCTGGCCAATTTCAGGCCACCAATGTCGATGCCGTAGTCGCTGAGCATGTCGAGCTCACCGAGCATCACCTTCGGATCCACGACGGTGCCGGAACCGATCAGGCAAATGGTTTCTGGGTAAAGGATGCCCGAGGGGATCAGGTGCAGCTTGAGCACCTTGTCGTCGACCACGATCGTGTGGCCGGCATTGACCCCGCCCTGGTAACGCACCACCACGTCGGCGGAGCGGCTGAGCAGATCTGTGATCTTCCCCTTGCCCTCGTCACCCCACTGCGCACCGATGACGACAACGTTGGCCAAGGAAACAGCGGCCCGAAGCCGCTTCAAAGCACAATCGGTGAGCTTCTCAGATCAAACGCCCCTTCGTCAAAACCTGGGGCCTAGGCGCCCCTCGCCACATTGACCTCAGCCTTGTTCAACTCCTTGGTAAGACGCTCCCGCAGGGCATCCGGCAAGGGGCGATTGGGATAGTTGGTGTAGTGACCAGCCAGGGAATTCATGGCGGTCTGCATGGTGGTGAAGGAGGCCAAACCGTTCACCGAACTCCTGGGGCGATAGCGGGCCACGTAGTTGTTGATAAGGCTGCGGGCCTGGGTTTCAGCCTCAGGACGGCCAGGGTCGTCGGCGCCCAGGGCGATGGTGGAGAGCAACACATCGGCAACGGCAACCGTGTCATCCAAGTAGTTGCCACTCAAACCGGTTGAGGCGCCGGAGCAGGCGCTCAGGAATAGGCAACTGCAGAGCACCACGGCCAGGAGCGAACTCCTCAGGGCCCCCATCCACCGCTGGCACCAGGCAGGGAAAAGGGAACCCATGGATTTAATGACGTGTATTCGGATCGTAGGTGGCGCTAGAGCCCCTGGCGCTGGCGCTCCAATTGGGGCAGCAGGGTTTGCAACAACTGGGAAGCCGCCAGGTCAGTTTTGGCACCCGTCGCCCGTTCGACCAGCTCCACCAGCCCCTCTGCGGCGCCGCGGCCCACCACCACTCGCCAGGGAATGCCGATCAGATCGGCGTCCTTGAATTTCACCCCCGCCCGCTCCGTTCTGTCATCCAGCAGGCCATCCACGCCTGCCTGCAGCAACTCGTCATAGATCTGCTCGGCCAGGGCACTCTGTTCTGGCTCCGCGGCATTGGCTGGCACCACCACGACTTCGAAAGGGGCAATGGACACGGGCCAACAAATGCCATTGGCATCGTGGTGCTGTTCCACGGCGGCCTGGGCTAGACGGGACACCCCGATGCCGTAACAACCCATCCAGAGCGGCTCCTGCTGGCCCCCCTCAGTGGTGAAGTTGGCCCCGAGGGCCTCTGAGTATTTCCGGCCCAGTTGGAAAATGTGGCCCACCTCAATTCCCCTGGAACTAACCAGTTGCTGAGCCGGGTCGTGGCAGCACCCATCTCCGTCCTGGGCAGCACGCAAATCCACCTGCTCGGGCCTGGCCACCAATTCGCCCCAACTGGCCCCAACCAGGTGCGTATCCAGCTCGTTGGCTCCGCAGACAAAGCGCTCCAGCTCCCCTGCGGTGCTGTCGGCCAGGCGCAGCAGCCGGGGTTGCCAATCCTTGGCGGCGGCAAAGGCAGCGTCTTCGAGATGGGGGCCCATGTAGCCAAAGGGCAGGGGCGGCAAACCCTGCTTTGCCACCTGCTCTGCCGTTAGGGGGGCAAGCTCCAGCAGGGCTCCAAATTCCGCAGGCACCCGCGCCCTGATCGCATTGGCCAGCTTCACCTCGTTGAGCTGTTGATCACCCCGCAGGCTGACCAAAACCGGCTGGGCTGGCGCCTGGGCGAAACGGGCCAACAGCAGCAACACCTTCAAGATCTGGGTGGGATCAAAGCCATGGCCAGAAACCAGCTGATCGATGCTGGTCTGACCGGGGGTGGCCAGGGAAGCAGATGCTCCAGCGGGCAGGGCCACGGCCTGGGGTGCCAGGGAGACCGCCCGTTCCTGGTTGGCGGCATAGCGCCCATCAGGACTGGACAGAATCAGATCCTCGCCGGCATCGGCCGTGACCATGAATTCCTGGCTGGCCGAGCCCCCTATGGCCCCACTGTCGGCCTCAACGGCGACCGCCCGCAGGCCACAGCGCTCAAAAATGCGCCGATAGGCACCATCCATGGCTGCGTAGCCCTCCTTGAGGGATGGCTCATCGGCGTGGAAGGAGTAGGCATCTTTCATGATGAATTCCCTGCTCCGCATCAGGCCAAAGCGGGGTCTGATTTCATCGCGAAACTTGCTCTGGATTTGATAGAGGCTTACCGGTAGTTGCCGGTAGGAGCGCAGCAAATCAGCTGCCAGGGCCGTAATTACCTCCTCATGGGTGGGACCCAGGCCCAATTCCCGACCCTGGCGGTCCTGAAGGTGAAACATGATCCCTTCTCCGGCGGTGTAGCCCGCCCAGCGGCCACTGCGTTCCCAGAGTTCGGCCGGCTGGAGCTGGGGCAGCAGGGTTTCCAATGCTCCGGTGCGATCCATTTCCTGGCGCACGATTTCGGATACCTTGCGCAGCACCCTCCAAAGCAGGGGTAAATAGGCGTAGACCCCGGAGGCCACCCGGCGGATGTAGCCAGCCCGGAGCAGCAACTTGTGGGAGGGAATCTCCGCCTCGGCCGGGTCATCGCGCAACGTCACCAGCATCAGGCGGGAGACGCGCATGGGTCTTGCAAATCAGGTAGTTGCGGAACTTATCACTGTCCTGCAGTGAGCAGCATCACAGGGATACCTCTGCTAGGTTCCCGATTCATTTCCAGCAGTCCAAGGCCCGTCTCGTGCTTCCCCATCCTGGCCAGATCCATGCGGCGGCCAGCCTGGGGCAAGCGGCCAACAGCCTGGAGCTAAACCCCGGGGAACTAGCAGCGGCGATAGCCCAGGAGGGCGGAGATGCCCTGATCGGGATCGATGAGGTTCAGAAAGCAATCAACCGCTCCCGTGCCTCGGTTTATCGCTACACAAATACGGATCCCCGCAACCTCAACCCTCCCTTTAACCCGCGCAAACTCAACCCTGAGTACCGCACCGATCAAAAAGATCCCCTGCTCTTCCACCCCCATGAGGTGGCCCGCTTCGCCCGGGATGTGTTGCGCATTAAGGAAGTCACGGTTGAGGTACTCAACTCACCTTCAACCGCAACCCAGCAGCTGCTGGGATCAATTCTGGAGGAGCTCAAGGCAATCCGCTCCCAGCTTGAGGTCAACCAATCAGTTGGGTAAGGGGCTGAAAAACCCAGAATCCATCTTCTCGAGACTTTTTATTAGCTGGCTTTGACCCGCATCCGCTTGATTTGGGTTTCTAAAGCTATGATGGGTGGCCAGAATCGAATTTAGATCTGATTTAGATCAAATCGATTCATCTGGGTTTCAGCCTTGAAACTCCAGCCAAATTGCCCCCTTCGCCTTCAACAGTGGTTCGCCGTATTTGGCCCACCACACTTCTATGGATCCCGTTCCCCGAGTTTCTGAAACCCGAACTTCATCAACTTCCCCAGCCCTTGCTGAAACTGGCGCGATTGCCCAGGAGCACCAAGGTGAGGCCGCAGAAGACCCCTTCAGTACGGGCCCCCAAGCCCTGCCATACCTGCTTGGCATGGTCATCGCCGTAGCAACCGTAGTGGTACCCATCTTTGCGGTGGTATCAACCCGACCCAATAGCCCCGCGGGAGGTGGCCCAGCCGAGGGTGGCGCCGGATTAACCCAGCCGCTGTAGCAGGAAGCCTTCGTAGCCAAGGGCCTGGAAAATCCTGGCCGGGTCCCCGAAACCAGCGGCATTGACCAGGGCTGTCAAGCGGGCCCTGCCGATCGGGTGCAGACCATGGGTGAGGGCCTCCAGCTCCTCGGTATCGGCCGTCAGGCCGCTTGCCCTTTGGAAGCCGAGCCAGGCCGCTTCCACCTGGGCCTGGAGGGGAGAACGGTCTGGGGCCATCAGATCAACCAGCACCAGTTGGCCCCCAGGTTCAAGGCTGCGGGCCAGGGCTGTAAGGAAGGCCAATTTGGTGCCGTCGTCGGGCAGGGATTGCAAAACCAAGACCGAAAGAGCCCCTGCAAAACAACTTTGGGCCTCCAGCCCCTCAACGGTGGTTTGCTGCCAGTTGATCCCCTCCGAGGCTGGCCCAAGCCGCTGCTGGGCCTCAGCCAACATCTCGGCGGAAGGATCAATCGCCCTTAGCTGCCAATCGGGGCGCTGCGAACGGGCCTCGACCAACTCCGCACCGGTGCCGCAGCCAGCCACCAACACCGAAGCCCCCGGCAGGGAAGCGCGCTGGGAGGCTGCCAGCAGGGCCACGGCCAGGCGAGCCAGGCTGGCGTAGCCGGGAATCAACTGCTGGACGGTGAGGTCGTAGCCCAGGGGAGCAGCCACTCTGAGACGGCAGGGAAGCTGATGCTACGCAGGGCGTCCGGCGTGGATTAAGTTTGGCGGCGCCCTTTCGATTTCCCGACCGTGCCCACCATCCGTTTTGAACAGGAAGGCCAGCAGGTCGGATGCATTGAGGGTGCCAATCTGCGCAAGGCAGCCCTGGATGCGGGAATCAACCCCTACAAGGGCCTAAACAACGTCAACAACTGCGGAGGCCTGGGCCAATGCGGCACCTGCGTAGTTGAGGTGATCGAGGGCGCCAAAAACCTTTCCCCCCGCAGCGACGTCGAGGAGGTGTACCTGGCTGATCGCCCCGCCAACTACCGCCTCAGCTGCCGCACCAGCGTCAACGGCGACGTGACCGTGCGCACCCGACCCAGCAATGCGGTTGGTTCTGGCTCCAACAGCCTGATGGGTGCCCTCAAGGCCCTAATCGGCAGATAGGCCTGCCGGTGAAGCTCTATAGCTACTCATCCTGCAGCACCTGTCGCAAGGCGATTGCATGGCTCAAAGAGCGGGGCTACAGCCCTGAGCCCATAGACATCACCACCATTCCACCCAGCCCTGGGGAATTAGCCCTGGCCCTCGAGCAATTGGGCCGCAAACGGCTGTTCAACACCAGTGGCCTGAGCTATCGGGCCCTGGGCTCGGCCGTGGTCAACGCCATGGACGACGACCAGGCATTGGCAGCCCTCGCCGCCGATGGCAAATTGATCAAGCGCCCCTTCCTGGTGATCGATGGCCCGAGGGTGGTAACGGGCTTCAAGGCTGAGGAGTGGCAGGAGCTGCTTTAGGGCTAGCTGCACTGGCAGGGAAGTCGGCACTGGCAGCAGCCGTGGTGAGGGCATCAAGCT
This genomic interval from Cyanobium sp. WAJ14-Wanaka contains the following:
- a CDS encoding resolvase; protein product: MELNPGELAAAIAQEGGDALIGIDEVQKAINRSRASVYRYTNTDPRNLNPPFNPRKLNPEYRTDQKDPLLFHPHEVARFARDVLRIKEVTVEVLNSPSTATQQLLGSILEELKAIRSQLEVNQSVG
- a CDS encoding adenosine kinase translates to MTTKSFDVVGIGNAIVDVLVQADDAFLDNHNLTKGTMALVDEGQAERLYASAGPGLETSGGSAANTLAGIAQLGGRAGFIGRVRDDQLGAIFAHDIRAVGARYETPAASSGASTARCLILVTPDAQRTMCTYLGASVGLDPADLDLEMVAQAQVLYLEGYLWDSDEAKQAFIAAADVARSHGGKVALSLSDAFCVERHRESFQALVDGHVDVLFANEMEITALYKSNSFEEALEQVRGRCAIAALTRSEQGSTVLSGDQTFTIPPYSLGPLVDTTGAGDLYAAGFLFGLTRGEDLERCGQLGSLCAGAVVTQLGPRPQCSLPDLLAQHLG
- a CDS encoding precorrin-6A/cobalt-precorrin-6A reductase, encoding MELPILMHRAEMHQGKPRIWLLAGTGEGPPLAKQLLAEGWQVQLSLVSGSAALPYVAHPNLDIRIGALGGDGAIGQMLEQAQARGNSFAAVVDASHPFARQISADLAKACMARQQPLLRLLRPSLEGPGQIQLQANLEALADYPWHGERLLWAIGARQLAKAIGLSKGAVHHARILPTPTALQQAMASGLGEGQLACLRPAEPTARWEDSIEAALLRQWGITVVVARQSGGITEASWRAACAGLGVKLLLLQRPPEPPGVECLLEAELLARLAGIKGLFSPDAGPANPAGSTGA
- a CDS encoding DUF3153 domain-containing protein; amino-acid sequence: MEELAQEDPFLPARSALERGDYGLVLRSLEPLVATFPAATPLGAELQLLMATAWMGQGNSVRAMACCRQVKRCSDANLRAQASDLLCVLEAPALERPREWSISLPSLGEAEPIAGRMQQWASSRRRKKSDDPPPPPVGPTKAPLGFVLVTAVLLLLTLLLGGCMEVHTQVHFQGPGRLQIGYQLQTSRSPIPPWQRQFSQALRRAGLHYSAPERSSGGADDQNQFLLGPVQPAAEALQLLRANLASAAQLAGIQLPKPDLSLKERNWLVGVRQTLLLEIDLRQVQEIAGVQLSIDLDPARPRSIRRAEPQAAQRLAGRRPGLAWQLSFGALNRLELQSWRWSPVGLGGLAIGLGLLLVLTLQRLKVLMGFGLPELPA
- a CDS encoding adenylosuccinate synthase, translating into MANVVVIGAQWGDEGKGKITDLLSRSADVVVRYQGGVNAGHTIVVDDKVLKLHLIPSGILYPETICLIGSGTVVDPKVMLGELDMLSDYGIDIGGLKLASTAHVTMPYHRLLDQAMELRRGDRRIGTTGRGIGPTYADKAERNGIRILDILDEAKLRERLAGPLADKNEILQKLYGLEPLDFEAVVAEYVSYGQRLAPHVVDCTRAIHQAARDRKNILFEGAQGTLLDLDHGTYPYVTSSNPVSGGACIGAGVGPTLIDRVIGVAKAYTTRVGEGPFPTELEGSLNDHLCDRGGEYGTTTGRRRRCGWFDGVIGRYAVEVNGLDCLAITKLDVLDELDQIQVCVAYELDGQRIDYFPSSSEDFSRCKPIFETLPGWQCSTADCRKLEELPPTAMSYLRFLADLMEVPIAIVSLGANRDQTIVVEDPIHGPKRALLSL
- a CDS encoding proline--tRNA ligase — its product is MRVSRLMLVTLRDDPAEAEIPSHKLLLRAGYIRRVASGVYAYLPLLWRVLRKVSEIVRQEMDRTGALETLLPQLQPAELWERSGRWAGYTAGEGIMFHLQDRQGRELGLGPTHEEVITALAADLLRSYRQLPVSLYQIQSKFRDEIRPRFGLMRSREFIMKDAYSFHADEPSLKEGYAAMDGAYRRIFERCGLRAVAVEADSGAIGGSASQEFMVTADAGEDLILSSPDGRYAANQERAVSLAPQAVALPAGASASLATPGQTSIDQLVSGHGFDPTQILKVLLLLARFAQAPAQPVLVSLRGDQQLNEVKLANAIRARVPAEFGALLELAPLTAEQVAKQGLPPLPFGYMGPHLEDAAFAAAKDWQPRLLRLADSTAGELERFVCGANELDTHLVGASWGELVARPEQVDLRAAQDGDGCCHDPAQQLVSSRGIEVGHIFQLGRKYSEALGANFTTEGGQQEPLWMGCYGIGVSRLAQAAVEQHHDANGICWPVSIAPFEVVVVPANAAEPEQSALAEQIYDELLQAGVDGLLDDRTERAGVKFKDADLIGIPWRVVVGRGAAEGLVELVERATGAKTDLAASQLLQTLLPQLERQRQGL
- a CDS encoding DUF2854 domain-containing protein, yielding MQALFSPGSLITLAGALLTVIGSIAYLTDSPNLSLPTIFYGVPIFIGGLALKSSELPPAKRLSPPAQFKALRELPESEPLRKLLVDVVRWRYGQKAHLESSLEVLKLWDEDVPPQLLSIEELDCQGHYGLRMHFQCGAVPLEKWHAQQDRLGRFFGADLVAEVQPRGQAEFILSLLPQAGVPVP
- a CDS encoding single-stranded DNA-binding protein translates to MNHCLLEVDVLEAPQVRYTQDNQTPVAEMAVQLDGLRPDDPPGQLKVVGWGNLAQDLQNRVQVGQRLVLEGRLRMNTVTRQDGVKEKKAEFTLARIHSIGAASPVGSGGNAPVASSTPPPQRRVVGNAPAPMPAITPVASASSSSQAASPAASAPEAPAWNSSPLVPDLGDDDIPF
- the argB gene encoding acetylglutamate kinase; this encodes MASSDSLVTSDDTLRVAVLSEALPYIQHFAGRRVVVKYGGAAMATANLRDAVYRDLVLLASVGVQPVVVHGGGPEINDWLGRLNITPEFRNGLRVTTPETMDVVEMVLVGRVNKHIVNGLNTVGGRAVGFCGSDGGLVTARPYGDGSNGLVGEVASVNPAVLQPLLAAGYIPVISSVAADLAGQAHNINADTVAGELAAALQAEKLILLTDTPGILRDRESPESLLRQLTLAEARELIAAGVVNGGMTPKTECCIRALAQGVSAAHIIDGRVPHALLLEIFTKTGIGTMVVGSQRALLH
- the psb27 gene encoding photosystem II protein Psb27, which translates into the protein MGSLFPAWCQRWMGALRSSLLAVVLCSCLFLSACSGASTGLSGNYLDDTVAVADVLLSTIALGADDPGRPEAETQARSLINNYVARYRPRSSVNGLASFTTMQTAMNSLAGHYTNYPNRPLPDALRERLTKELNKAEVNVARGA